From the genome of Etheostoma spectabile isolate EspeVRDwgs_2016 chromosome 10, UIUC_Espe_1.0, whole genome shotgun sequence, one region includes:
- the nsdhl gene encoding sterol-4-alpha-carboxylate 3-dehydrogenase, decarboxylating isoform X1, translating into MATRLRPSNKRCAVIGGSGFLGRHLVEKLLDRGYSVSVFDIRQSYELSGVTFHQGDLCDKQALLPAMKDVSLVFHCASPAPACDDRRLFERVNIQGTRTVIQACIEAGVQKLVLTSSASVVFEGTDIKNGKEDLPYAKKPIDYYTETKIEQEKLVLEACDKEKGFLTVAIRPHGIFGPRDPQLVPILVDTARKGKMKFIIGDGTNLVDFTFVENVVHGHILAAERLRPDSPICGKPYHITNDEPIRFWDFMSEVLVGLGYAAPRYHLPYTLVYVLALLLWLLALILRPLVSFKPTFTPMRVALAGTHHYYSCDRAKQDMGYKPVVSLKDGIARTVQSYPHLRQGA; encoded by the exons ATGGCTACGCGCCTTCGACCG AGTAATAAACGGTGTGCAGTCATCGGGGGGTCTGGGTTTCTGGGCAGACACTTGGTGGAGAAGCTGTTGGATCGAGGCTACTCCGTTTCTGTGTTTGACATCCGTCAGAGCTACGAGCTGTCCGGTGTCACCTTCCACCAGGGAGACCTCTGCGACAAACAG GCTCTGCTGCCAGCTATGAAGGATGTGTCCCTGGTCTTCCACTGTGCCTCCCCAGCCCCTGCCTGCGATGACCGCAGGCTGTTTGAGAGGGTCAACATCCAGGGCACACGCACCGTCATTCAGGCATGCATCGAGGCTGGCGTACAG AAACTGGTCCTGACAAGCAGTGCCAGTGTGGTGTTTGAAGGGACAGACATTAAGAATGGGAAAGAGGATCTACCATACGCCAAAAAGCCCATCGACTATTACACAGAGACCAAGATTGAGCAAGAAAAG cTGGTCCTCGAGGCCTGTGACAAGGAGAAGGGTTTCCTCACAGTTGCCATCCGGCCTCATGGCATCTTTGGGCCTCGGGACCCACAGCTGGTTCCTATCCTAGTAGACACGGCTCGCAAGGGCAAGATGAAGTTTATCATTGG TGATGGGACCAATCTGGTGGATTTCACGTTTGTGGAGAATGTAGTTCATGGCCACATCTTGGCTGCTGAACGCCTGAGGCCGGACTCCCCCATTTGTGGAAAA CCGTACCACATCACCAATGATGAGCCAATTAGGTTCTGGGACTTCATGTCTGAGGTGCTGGTGGGTCTGGGATACGCTGCTCCCCGCTACCACCTGCCCTACACTCTTGTGTACGTACTGGCCCTGCTCCTCTGGCTGCTGGCCCTTATCCTGCGCCCACTAGTGTCCTTTAAACCCACCTTTACACCGATGAGAGTGGCTCTGGCTGGAACCCACCACTACTACAGCTGTGACCGCGCCAAGCAGGACATGGGCTACAAACCTGTTGTCAGTCTCAAGGACGGGATAGCACGCACAGTGCAGAGCTACCCTCACCTCAGACAAGGGGCTTGA
- the nsdhl gene encoding sterol-4-alpha-carboxylate 3-dehydrogenase, decarboxylating isoform X2: MKDVSLVFHCASPAPACDDRRLFERVNIQGTRTVIQACIEAGVQKLVLTSSASVVFEGTDIKNGKEDLPYAKKPIDYYTETKIEQEKLVLEACDKEKGFLTVAIRPHGIFGPRDPQLVPILVDTARKGKMKFIIGDGTNLVDFTFVENVVHGHILAAERLRPDSPICGKPYHITNDEPIRFWDFMSEVLVGLGYAAPRYHLPYTLVYVLALLLWLLALILRPLVSFKPTFTPMRVALAGTHHYYSCDRAKQDMGYKPVVSLKDGIARTVQSYPHLRQGA, translated from the exons ATGAAGGATGTGTCCCTGGTCTTCCACTGTGCCTCCCCAGCCCCTGCCTGCGATGACCGCAGGCTGTTTGAGAGGGTCAACATCCAGGGCACACGCACCGTCATTCAGGCATGCATCGAGGCTGGCGTACAG AAACTGGTCCTGACAAGCAGTGCCAGTGTGGTGTTTGAAGGGACAGACATTAAGAATGGGAAAGAGGATCTACCATACGCCAAAAAGCCCATCGACTATTACACAGAGACCAAGATTGAGCAAGAAAAG cTGGTCCTCGAGGCCTGTGACAAGGAGAAGGGTTTCCTCACAGTTGCCATCCGGCCTCATGGCATCTTTGGGCCTCGGGACCCACAGCTGGTTCCTATCCTAGTAGACACGGCTCGCAAGGGCAAGATGAAGTTTATCATTGG TGATGGGACCAATCTGGTGGATTTCACGTTTGTGGAGAATGTAGTTCATGGCCACATCTTGGCTGCTGAACGCCTGAGGCCGGACTCCCCCATTTGTGGAAAA CCGTACCACATCACCAATGATGAGCCAATTAGGTTCTGGGACTTCATGTCTGAGGTGCTGGTGGGTCTGGGATACGCTGCTCCCCGCTACCACCTGCCCTACACTCTTGTGTACGTACTGGCCCTGCTCCTCTGGCTGCTGGCCCTTATCCTGCGCCCACTAGTGTCCTTTAAACCCACCTTTACACCGATGAGAGTGGCTCTGGCTGGAACCCACCACTACTACAGCTGTGACCGCGCCAAGCAGGACATGGGCTACAAACCTGTTGTCAGTCTCAAGGACGGGATAGCACGCACAGTGCAGAGCTACCCTCACCTCAGACAAGGGGCTTGA
- the cetn2 gene encoding caltractin: MATSAKRPSLQGPVAPPRKKTTPKPELTEEQKQEIREAFELFDTDGSGYIDVKELKVAMRALGFEPKKEEIKKMIGDVDRDGTGKISFADFLSVMTQKMAEKDSKEEILKAFRLFDDDETGKISFKNLKRVAKELGENLTDEELQEMIDEADRDGDGEVNQQEFLRIMKKTCLY; this comes from the exons ATG GCGACAAGTGCTAAGAGACCGTCCCTGCAGGGTCCTGTGGCACCTCCTCGCAAGAAGACGACCCCCAAACCAGAGCTGACCGAGGAGCAGAAGCAGGAGATCAGGGAGGCTTTTGAGCTGTTTGACACCGATGGATCTGGATACATTGATGTCAAGGAGCTCAAG GTGGCAATGAGAGCGCTGGGGTTTGAACCAAAGAAAGAGGAGATCAAGAAGATGATTGGTGACGTGGATAGGGACGGCACAGGGAAAATCTCCTTCGCTGACTTCCTCTCTGTCATGACACAGAAAATG GCCGAGAAGGACTCCAAAGAGGAGATCCTGAAAGCTTTCCGCCTGTTTGATGACGACGAGACGGGCAAGATCTCGTTCAAGAATCTGAAGAGGGTAGCCAAAGAACTGGGAGAGAACCTCACAGATGAAGAGCTGCAG GAAATGATAGATGAAGCCGACAGGGATGGTGACGGAGAAGTGAACCAGCAAGAGTTCCTGCGAATTATGAAGAAAACCTGCCTCTACTGA